The Mammaliicoccus sciuri genome window below encodes:
- a CDS encoding metal-dependent hydrolase family protein, which produces MIIKNINLIDGTGKDIQRGVDIKVENNVISEIGTHLNGDNIIEGNGQYLLPGMIDSHVHVMLEMEPLERRLATPFSYNFYKAIDHLKRTVDAGVTTVRDALGADLGLKEAVNDGLILGPRLQISVNALTITGGHGDSYTKSGIQLPILQDGYPGLPSGICDGVNEVRKKAREMLRAGADVLKVHATGGVTSATDHPDYTQFSLEELKVIVEEAQFRNNRKVMAHAQGLQGVKQCIEAGIHSIEHGIYLDDEAVQLMKEKEMYLVPTLLAPLSVIEFAEELGMSENSIKKSKQVMQDHIDSFKKAHHAGVKIAMGTDAGVFKHGTNLRELELMVEHGMTEMEAIVSSTKTAAECLGYDEDLGTIEVGKKADFIILDQNPLEDIKVLRDPNNIKVVSIDGQIVKDIR; this is translated from the coding sequence ATGATTATAAAAAACATCAATTTAATAGACGGTACTGGAAAAGACATTCAACGAGGTGTTGATATAAAAGTTGAAAATAATGTCATTTCTGAAATTGGTACTCATTTAAATGGAGATAATATAATAGAAGGAAATGGTCAATATCTATTACCAGGCATGATTGATAGTCATGTTCATGTTATGTTGGAAATGGAACCTTTAGAGAGAAGATTAGCGACACCTTTTTCATATAACTTCTACAAAGCAATTGATCATTTAAAACGAACAGTTGATGCAGGTGTTACAACCGTTCGAGATGCTTTAGGAGCAGATTTAGGTTTAAAAGAAGCTGTGAATGATGGTTTAATACTCGGACCGCGTTTACAGATAAGTGTCAACGCATTAACCATTACAGGTGGTCATGGGGACAGTTATACTAAATCCGGTATACAACTACCTATTTTGCAAGATGGCTATCCTGGTTTACCGAGTGGCATATGTGATGGTGTGAATGAAGTTCGTAAAAAAGCACGCGAAATGTTAAGAGCTGGTGCTGATGTATTAAAAGTACATGCAACGGGTGGTGTAACAAGTGCAACTGACCATCCAGATTATACGCAATTCTCATTAGAAGAATTAAAAGTCATTGTAGAAGAAGCGCAATTTAGAAATAATCGAAAAGTTATGGCGCATGCTCAAGGGTTGCAAGGTGTTAAACAATGTATAGAAGCAGGCATTCACTCAATTGAGCATGGTATATATTTAGATGATGAAGCAGTTCAATTAATGAAAGAAAAAGAAATGTATCTCGTACCTACATTACTCGCACCTCTTTCTGTTATAGAATTCGCTGAAGAATTAGGTATGAGTGAAAATTCTATTAAGAAATCTAAACAAGTTATGCAAGACCATATTGATAGCTTTAAGAAAGCACATCATGCTGGTGTGAAAATAGCAATGGGTACAGATGCAGGTGTATTCAAACATGGAACTAATTTAAGAGAATTAGAACTTATGGTTGAACACGGCATGACAGAAATGGAAGCCATTGTTTCGTCTACTAAGACAGCTGCTGAATGTTTAGGTTATGACGAAGACTTAGGTACAATTGAAGTAGGCAAGAAAGCAGACTTCATTATACTAGATCAAAATCCTTTAGAAGACATCAAAGTATTAAGAGATCCAAATAACATTAAAGTCGTTTCCATAGACGGTCAAATTGTCAAAGACATTAGATAA